A DNA window from Rossellomorea marisflavi contains the following coding sequences:
- a CDS encoding HIT family protein yields the protein MNCIGCRLAKKQENVHVVYETATLTCILDYMPFNPGHVLILPKQHATEVEELDPRIAIDIMEASRFLSKVVKAAFNPDGITIIQNGGGFNDLDHYHMHVIPRFEGQDFAEFFSEEGEPAQEEDLAQAAQKLIRVIKEMEQHARV from the coding sequence ATGAATTGTATAGGCTGCAGATTGGCCAAGAAACAAGAGAACGTCCATGTGGTGTACGAAACAGCCACCCTTACATGCATCCTTGACTATATGCCGTTCAATCCGGGGCATGTTCTGATTCTCCCTAAGCAGCATGCTACAGAAGTCGAGGAGCTTGATCCGAGGATTGCCATCGACATCATGGAGGCATCACGCTTCCTATCTAAGGTCGTGAAGGCGGCGTTCAATCCTGATGGCATCACGATCATCCAAAACGGCGGGGGATTCAACGACCTCGACCATTATCATATGCATGTGATCCCTCGTTTTGAAGGACAAGATTTTGCCGAGTTCTTCTCTGAGGAGGGAGAGCCGGCGCAAGAAGAGGATCTTGCTCAGGCTGCCCAGAAGCTGATCCGTGTCATCAAAGAGATGGAGCAGCATGCTCGAGTTTGA
- a CDS encoding ABC transporter permease: MLNLMKLEWTKNRLSQYWKGVLVSIILIFAAMALMGIGSNGEKEAMFPDYEAYESLAGIFVRIVFMIYTSVVLSRVMIEEFRNKTIQLLFTYPTERKKILRAKLLVVFGFCFVTTATASIVIALLTVGLNPMLEIFPDEVTLRDIAGDIPGMLLMAFMMGGVSLIPLFFGMRKKSTATTITSAVLIGFLINATVSDGSNQTSLFQFIGVPVGMCLIGFGIAFLSYRRIEKADL, from the coding sequence ATGCTTAACCTGATGAAACTGGAATGGACGAAGAACCGGCTTTCTCAGTACTGGAAAGGGGTGCTCGTCAGCATCATCCTCATCTTTGCGGCGATGGCCCTCATGGGAATCGGGTCAAACGGGGAAAAAGAGGCGATGTTCCCCGATTATGAGGCATATGAATCCTTAGCAGGCATCTTCGTCCGGATTGTGTTCATGATCTATACGAGCGTTGTCCTGTCCAGAGTGATGATTGAAGAATTCAGGAATAAGACGATTCAGCTCCTCTTTACGTATCCCACCGAGCGAAAGAAAATCCTGAGGGCCAAGCTCCTCGTCGTATTTGGGTTCTGCTTTGTCACCACGGCGACCGCCAGCATCGTCATTGCCCTCCTGACAGTCGGACTGAATCCGATGTTGGAGATCTTCCCAGATGAAGTGACGTTACGAGACATAGCGGGTGATATCCCCGGCATGCTCCTCATGGCGTTCATGATGGGAGGGGTTTCTCTTATTCCTTTATTCTTCGGAATGAGGAAAAAGTCGACTGCCACCACCATCACGAGTGCGGTTCTGATCGGCTTCCTGATCAATGCCACCGTGTCTGATGGAAGCAACCAGACGAGCTTGTTCCAATTCATCGGTGTTCCTGTCGGCATGTGCCTCATCGGTTTTGGCATCGCCTTTCTTTCGTACCGTCGGATTGAAAAAGCAGATCTATAG
- a CDS encoding ABC transporter ATP-binding protein, protein MTLAIEVNGVSKTIKKREIISNVSMKVRAGEIYGFLGPNGAGKTTIMRMMLNLVKPTAGTISMNGEVVDGKSAYLKEIGSIIEYPVFYERLTVEENLVLHCRYMGIEIKDGVDRMLEKVGLKGAKDQLISELSLGMKQRLGIARAIIHQPRILILDEPINGLDPIGIREVRELLLMLKEQGMTILISSHIVSEIESIADTIGVIQEGRLISEVRMEELKEGSRSGYIIGVKDAGTASQILSEVGRVERVDDRTIIVFNSVLSRHELNRLLVVGGVEVERIESKESNLEDYFINLLKEGKRHA, encoded by the coding sequence ATGACACTCGCAATTGAAGTGAACGGGGTATCAAAGACGATCAAAAAAAGAGAGATCATCTCAAATGTCAGCATGAAAGTCCGTGCAGGAGAGATTTACGGGTTCTTGGGACCGAACGGGGCAGGGAAAACAACAATCATGAGGATGATGCTCAATCTTGTGAAGCCTACGGCAGGTACGATCAGCATGAACGGGGAAGTGGTGGACGGCAAATCTGCGTACTTAAAGGAAATCGGGAGTATCATAGAATACCCTGTATTCTATGAGCGTTTGACTGTGGAGGAGAACCTGGTGCTGCACTGCCGGTACATGGGAATCGAAATAAAGGACGGCGTGGATCGGATGTTGGAAAAGGTCGGATTGAAAGGAGCAAAAGATCAGCTCATTTCCGAGCTGTCCCTGGGGATGAAACAACGCCTTGGCATTGCCAGGGCCATCATCCATCAACCGCGGATCCTGATCCTTGATGAGCCGATCAATGGATTGGATCCCATCGGCATAAGGGAGGTACGAGAACTGCTCCTTATGCTTAAGGAACAGGGTATGACGATCCTTATCTCAAGTCATATTGTATCGGAAATTGAATCCATTGCCGATACAATCGGAGTCATTCAAGAAGGGCGCCTGATCAGTGAGGTGAGAATGGAGGAATTGAAGGAGGGAAGTAGGAGCGGCTACATCATAGGAGTAAAGGATGCCGGCACTGCCAGTCAGATCCTGAGTGAAGTGGGAAGGGTCGAGCGAGTGGACGATCGGACCATCATCGTGTTCAACAGTGTCCTGTCCCGTCATGAGCTGAACCGACTTCTCGTAGTTGGCGGGGTTGAGGTAGAGAGGATCGAGAGCAAGGAAAGCAATCTCGAAGACTACTTCATCAACCTGCTTAAGGAGGGAAAACGCCATGCTTAA
- a CDS encoding DUF4181 domain-containing protein has protein sequence MNGILFFVAFIALYFIGSFILSKILRRKLRLGKRTREHHNEIHRRWDKRVRVMLLVLLLILLGVCYYHDFSPMYVYISSVIGLLFQELFQAFMDWRYSEKRNEYVRALIETGYMALGLTLFFTVLSTSFM, from the coding sequence ATGAACGGAATCCTGTTTTTTGTTGCGTTTATCGCACTGTACTTTATAGGCTCATTTATTCTGTCAAAGATCCTGAGAAGGAAGTTGCGCCTAGGTAAGCGGACGCGCGAACATCATAATGAAATCCATCGGCGATGGGATAAGCGCGTCAGAGTGATGTTACTCGTCCTGTTGTTGATTCTATTGGGTGTCTGTTATTATCACGATTTCAGTCCTATGTACGTGTATATTTCATCGGTAATCGGCCTTCTTTTTCAAGAGTTGTTCCAGGCGTTTATGGATTGGAGGTATTCCGAGAAGCGCAACGAATACGTACGGGCACTGATCGAAACAGGGTATATGGCTCTCGGCCTGACCCTTTTCTTTACGGTTCTATCTACAAGCTTCATGTAA
- a CDS encoding 3-hydroxyacyl-ACP dehydratase FabZ family protein codes for MKDIRSILPHRFPFLLVDEIVEVTEGTRAVGVKLISQHDCEGSPEGALPRGFILEAMAQMSGAALHSDKRSNGLGMLAGIDNGRFYQDAFAGDRLTLTIDITRNKGRIVKGRGMAAIESRIVCEADLLFSFQTVT; via the coding sequence GTGAAGGACATACGGAGCATTTTGCCTCACCGGTTCCCCTTCCTCCTGGTCGATGAGATCGTGGAGGTGACAGAAGGAACACGGGCCGTGGGTGTGAAGCTCATTTCACAACACGATTGTGAAGGGTCACCCGAAGGAGCCTTGCCCCGCGGGTTCATCCTTGAGGCCATGGCCCAGATGAGCGGAGCCGCTCTCCATTCAGATAAACGGAGCAATGGCCTTGGGATGCTTGCCGGCATCGACAACGGCCGGTTTTACCAGGACGCCTTTGCCGGTGACCGGCTGACTCTTACAATCGACATCACACGGAATAAAGGAAGGATTGTGAAAGGGAGAGGCATGGCGGCCATAGAGAGCAGAATCGTCTGTGAAGCCGACCTTCTGTTCTCCTTTCAAACCGTCACATGA
- a CDS encoding phosphotransferase family protein has protein sequence MNAHQWLDKVNLKAASVKEVPESFSSTVYNVKLVTGETVFLKIPRSVQKLSLEREMLERFKGHLPVPEVVAFHEDGFLVLEALDGVPATGMVSEKLAWEIGELLARLHAIRVGPEDYGGAVRDEFSRWTEFLPAQFYSFAEDAKKVLDPELFDLALVRFEEMRKELPPPDGPSFIHMDFRPGNILVRDDHVTGLIDFESVRIGSTELDFTKIERDVCQRFPGTREAFEDGYRSVRPLIDLDRVLPFYRMTDAFNSTGWSQRMGLEKNRDFFERNVKILKESLA, from the coding sequence ATGAACGCTCATCAGTGGTTGGATAAAGTCAATCTTAAAGCTGCTTCTGTGAAGGAAGTACCGGAGTCATTCAGTTCGACGGTGTATAACGTGAAACTCGTGACGGGGGAAACGGTGTTCTTGAAAATACCCCGTTCCGTCCAGAAGCTGAGTTTGGAGAGGGAGATGCTGGAGCGGTTCAAGGGACACTTACCCGTACCGGAAGTCGTCGCCTTCCATGAGGACGGGTTCCTGGTGCTCGAGGCACTGGATGGTGTCCCGGCGACTGGCATGGTGAGTGAGAAACTGGCGTGGGAGATCGGGGAGCTGCTCGCTAGGCTGCATGCCATCCGGGTAGGTCCCGAAGACTACGGAGGTGCCGTGCGGGATGAATTCAGCCGGTGGACAGAGTTCCTTCCTGCGCAGTTCTACTCGTTTGCCGAAGATGCGAAAAAGGTGCTAGACCCTGAATTGTTCGACCTGGCCCTTGTTCGATTCGAGGAGATGAGGAAGGAGCTGCCGCCTCCCGACGGTCCGTCGTTCATCCATATGGATTTCCGCCCCGGGAACATCCTCGTACGTGATGATCACGTGACGGGTCTAATTGATTTTGAGAGCGTACGGATCGGTTCGACGGAGCTGGATTTTACGAAGATCGAGCGGGATGTATGTCAGCGGTTCCCGGGGACACGGGAAGCATTTGAAGACGGATACCGCTCGGTGAGGCCCCTCATCGACCTTGATCGCGTGCTCCCTTTTTACCGTATGACCGACGCATTCAACTCCACTGGCTGGAGCCAGCGTATGGGCCTAGAGAAGAATAGGGACTTTTTTGAGCGGAACGTGAAGATCCTGAAGGAGAGTCTTGCTTGA
- a CDS encoding amino acid permease, with amino-acid sequence MSLFRKKLITESNTGSLNRVLGAVDLTMLGVGAIIGTGVFVLTGVASAKYAGPALILSFIIAGLACVFAALCYSEFASMIPQSGSAYTYSYVAFGEIFAWILGWDLVLEYGLASSAVASGWSGYFQSLLTGFGVHLPHALTSAFDPGKGTYLDLSAVIIVLLVTLLLSRGVKESAKFNSIMVIVKVAVVLLFIAVGVWYVEPSNWQPFMPFGFSGVVSGAAVVVFAYFGFDAVSTAAEEVKNPQRNLPIGIISALVICTVIYIVVSLILTGIVPYSMLNVKDPVAFALQFIHQDWAAGFISLGAIVGITTVLIVMMFGQTRLFYAMSRDGLLPQKLSSVSPKTKVPLPSTWTTGILVALFTGLVPLDKLAELTSIGTLFAFATVSLGVAVLRKTRPEIKRGFKTPWVPVIPALAVIFCVYLMLQLSAFTWKGFAVWLVLGLIFYFSYGYRHSKLNR; translated from the coding sequence ATGAGCTTATTCAGGAAAAAACTCATCACAGAAAGCAATACAGGCTCTCTCAACCGCGTACTCGGAGCAGTCGATCTGACCATGCTCGGAGTCGGTGCCATCATCGGTACCGGAGTCTTCGTCCTGACGGGCGTGGCATCGGCTAAATATGCAGGTCCAGCACTCATTCTATCGTTCATCATTGCCGGCCTTGCCTGTGTGTTCGCTGCCCTCTGCTATTCAGAGTTCGCCTCCATGATTCCGCAATCAGGGAGCGCCTATACGTACAGCTATGTCGCCTTCGGGGAAATCTTCGCCTGGATCCTCGGATGGGATCTTGTCCTCGAATACGGTCTTGCTTCATCCGCCGTGGCAAGCGGTTGGTCGGGCTACTTCCAGAGCCTTTTGACCGGATTCGGGGTCCATCTTCCTCACGCCTTGACGTCGGCATTCGATCCCGGCAAAGGGACGTATCTTGATCTCTCGGCCGTCATCATCGTCCTTCTCGTCACCCTTCTACTATCACGGGGTGTAAAGGAATCGGCCAAATTCAATTCCATCATGGTCATCGTGAAGGTGGCTGTGGTCCTGCTTTTCATCGCTGTTGGCGTTTGGTACGTGGAGCCTTCCAACTGGCAGCCATTCATGCCATTCGGCTTCTCAGGTGTCGTTTCGGGCGCTGCGGTCGTCGTTTTCGCCTACTTCGGCTTCGATGCGGTATCCACTGCCGCAGAGGAAGTGAAGAACCCACAGCGGAATCTTCCGATCGGCATCATCTCTGCCCTTGTCATCTGTACCGTGATCTATATCGTTGTATCACTGATCCTGACAGGGATCGTACCTTACAGCATGCTGAATGTGAAAGATCCAGTTGCGTTCGCCCTGCAGTTCATCCACCAGGACTGGGCAGCCGGTTTCATTTCCCTTGGCGCCATCGTCGGGATCACCACGGTCCTCATCGTCATGATGTTCGGACAAACCCGTCTATTCTATGCCATGAGCCGTGACGGGCTGCTTCCCCAGAAGCTTTCAAGCGTCAGCCCGAAAACCAAGGTTCCCCTTCCGAGTACATGGACGACCGGGATCCTCGTCGCCCTGTTCACCGGTCTTGTCCCTCTGGATAAGCTTGCGGAACTGACGAGCATCGGGACCCTGTTCGCGTTTGCCACGGTGTCACTAGGTGTCGCCGTCCTCAGGAAGACGCGTCCGGAGATCAAGCGTGGATTTAAAACACCATGGGTACCGGTCATCCCGGCGCTCGCGGTCATCTTCTGCGTATACCTCATGCTCCAGCTGTCGGCATTCACGTGGAAGGGCTTCGCCGTCTGGCTCGTACTGGGGCTGATCTTCTACTTCAGCTACGGGTACCGCCACAGTAAATTGAATCGATGA
- a CDS encoding 1,4-dihydroxy-2-naphthoate polyprenyltransferase translates to MKQSHQTIETPSKASILWQLTRPHTLTASFVPVFIGTVSAMYETNISVWMFLAMLFACLCLQIATNLFNEYYDFKRGLDTEDSVGIGGAIVRHGMKPRTVLQMALTCYTLAVLAGIYICANSSWWLAAIGIGGMLIGYLYTGGPLPIAYTPFGELFSGVSMGAAFVLIAFFIQTGTVDQTTILISIPIAILVGAINLSNNIRDIEEDTIGGRKTLAILMGHKKAVYFLGFSFFVSYAWLIGLIIAGTVSPWVLLVFLSIPKPVQAIKSFLGKGGPAHSGLAMKATAQTNTFFGLLLSVALFINYFIVR, encoded by the coding sequence ATGAAACAATCGCACCAAACGATAGAGACGCCCAGCAAAGCCAGCATCCTTTGGCAGCTGACCCGTCCCCACACCCTGACTGCATCCTTCGTCCCGGTATTCATCGGAACTGTTTCCGCCATGTACGAGACGAACATCAGCGTCTGGATGTTCCTAGCGATGCTTTTTGCGTGTCTGTGCCTGCAGATTGCCACGAACTTATTCAATGAATATTACGATTTCAAGCGTGGGCTCGACACGGAAGACTCTGTCGGAATCGGAGGCGCCATCGTCCGCCACGGCATGAAGCCGAGGACGGTCCTTCAGATGGCCCTTACCTGCTATACGCTGGCGGTCCTTGCCGGAATCTATATCTGCGCCAACAGCAGCTGGTGGCTTGCCGCCATCGGAATCGGCGGGATGCTCATCGGCTACCTATATACAGGAGGCCCGCTGCCGATTGCCTACACGCCATTCGGTGAGCTGTTCTCAGGCGTCAGCATGGGAGCAGCCTTCGTCCTGATCGCATTCTTCATCCAGACAGGAACCGTCGATCAGACGACGATCCTGATCTCGATCCCGATCGCGATCCTGGTCGGAGCCATCAACCTGTCCAACAATATCCGGGATATTGAAGAAGACACGATCGGTGGACGGAAGACGCTTGCGATCCTCATGGGTCACAAAAAAGCCGTCTATTTCCTCGGCTTCTCGTTCTTCGTCTCCTATGCGTGGCTGATCGGCCTCATCATCGCCGGCACCGTCAGCCCATGGGTCCTGCTCGTCTTCCTGAGCATCCCGAAACCGGTCCAAGCCATTAAATCCTTCCTCGGAAAAGGCGGACCTGCCCATTCGGGACTTGCCATGAAAGCGACCGCCCAGACGAACACATTCTTCGGATTGCTGCTGTCAGTGGCACTCTTCATCAATTACTTCATCGTCCGATGA
- a CDS encoding Cof-type HAD-IIB family hydrolase: protein MIFFDIDGTLTHYEDGSIPSSTRDAIGELLDRGIRVVAATGRPLSMCGEIRDLGIETFITANGGYGIHGEEVIFQSVLSPATVEAVSSFAMEIGHGLSFYTDSLSMNGIEERRTMPALFETLGLKDYPPVVEKMEEEVYLMCLFADDESIGRYHNRFPELTFRRWHPFILNVLETDVSKSIAMKKILDHFGLHPSEAMAFGDGGNDIDMLQLAGMGVAMGNAGAELKSVADFVTKPSGEDGVAFALRELGLIGLGYC from the coding sequence ATGATTTTCTTCGATATTGACGGGACGTTGACCCATTATGAGGATGGAAGTATTCCTTCGAGCACGAGGGATGCGATAGGGGAGCTTTTGGACCGTGGCATCAGGGTGGTGGCGGCTACGGGCAGACCCCTTTCCATGTGCGGGGAGATCCGGGATCTGGGGATCGAGACGTTCATTACGGCAAACGGAGGGTATGGTATCCATGGCGAAGAGGTGATCTTTCAATCCGTCCTTTCACCTGCGACGGTAGAGGCTGTCTCTTCGTTCGCCATGGAGATTGGGCACGGTCTGTCCTTCTATACAGATTCACTCAGTATGAACGGAATCGAGGAACGGAGGACCATGCCTGCACTCTTTGAAACATTGGGGTTGAAGGACTATCCGCCGGTTGTAGAGAAAATGGAAGAAGAGGTGTATCTCATGTGCTTGTTTGCGGATGATGAATCTATCGGCCGCTATCATAACAGATTTCCCGAATTGACCTTCAGGCGCTGGCATCCCTTCATCTTGAATGTGTTGGAAACGGACGTATCGAAATCCATTGCCATGAAGAAGATACTCGACCATTTTGGACTCCATCCTTCGGAGGCCATGGCATTTGGAGATGGAGGCAACGATATCGACATGCTTCAGCTGGCCGGAATGGGTGTCGCCATGGGGAATGCAGGGGCCGAGTTGAAGAGTGTGGCCGACTTTGTCACCAAACCTTCCGGGGAAGATGGTGTCGCTTTTGCCCTTCGGGAGCTTGGGTTGATTGGTCTCGGCTATTGCTGA
- a CDS encoding GNAT family N-acetyltransferase translates to MSSKRWSSMLEFEPNSRMRKKMKAEVEIMNSNPAFNFLARDRETIGFDEVESEFQECERRGVRRLLVKKDRRYVAVIDYCLQNPSDSEAWISLFVVHRAHQGTGVAHEAYGELEALVGRSGRSRLRLAVHASNEAGLAFWMKKGFHSFKEVDIGGKPHYCLEKEL, encoded by the coding sequence GTGTCATCAAAGAGATGGAGCAGCATGCTCGAGTTTGAGCCGAACAGTCGTATGCGGAAGAAGATGAAGGCCGAGGTGGAGATCATGAATTCCAATCCCGCCTTCAATTTTCTGGCCAGGGACCGGGAAACAATCGGGTTTGATGAAGTGGAATCAGAGTTCCAGGAATGCGAACGCCGGGGAGTGAGGCGCCTTCTGGTGAAAAAAGACCGCCGATACGTGGCGGTCATTGATTATTGCCTCCAGAATCCGTCCGATTCAGAGGCTTGGATCAGCCTCTTCGTCGTCCACCGTGCCCATCAGGGGACGGGGGTCGCCCATGAAGCGTACGGGGAATTGGAAGCGCTTGTCGGGAGAAGCGGCAGGAGCCGCCTCCGTTTGGCCGTCCACGCTTCGAACGAGGCGGGACTGGCATTTTGGATGAAGAAGGGCTTTCACTCCTTTAAGGAAGTGGACATTGGAGGGAAGCCCCACTATTGTCTGGAAAAAGAGCTCTAA
- a CDS encoding isochorismatase family protein gives MEHCLACEKKIDEGAYHCSHDCTFCSECADSFKSVCPNCGGTLVPKVKRALLLIDVQQAFLHPQWGPRNNPHAEEEMLFVLNEWRRLGWEVIHIRHRSLHPESIFHSSKEGFRFKEGFDPIPGETVLEKGVNSAFIGTGLEEHLSHLGITEVVIAGLTTPHCISTSARISGNLGFTTFVLSDATAAFDLVDPEDRTLDATLVHDVSLATLHGEFATVVKTTDYVRALFPDNSGASLQCPLP, from the coding sequence ATGGAACATTGTTTAGCGTGTGAGAAGAAGATCGATGAGGGAGCTTACCATTGCTCCCATGACTGCACATTTTGCAGCGAATGTGCGGATAGCTTCAAAAGCGTCTGTCCGAACTGCGGTGGAACGCTGGTGCCGAAGGTGAAGCGTGCCCTGCTCCTAATCGATGTGCAGCAGGCGTTCCTCCACCCGCAGTGGGGACCGCGGAATAACCCCCATGCGGAGGAAGAGATGCTGTTTGTTTTGAATGAATGGAGGCGCCTCGGCTGGGAGGTCATCCACATCCGGCACCGGTCGCTTCATCCGGAGTCCATTTTCCATTCTTCGAAGGAAGGCTTCCGCTTTAAAGAAGGCTTCGACCCGATCCCCGGTGAGACCGTGCTCGAGAAGGGTGTGAACAGTGCCTTCATCGGAACGGGACTTGAGGAACACCTTAGTCACCTCGGAATCACAGAAGTGGTGATCGCCGGCTTGACGACACCACACTGCATCTCCACGTCGGCAAGGATAAGCGGCAATCTTGGATTCACGACCTTCGTGCTATCCGATGCAACGGCTGCCTTCGATCTTGTCGATCCCGAGGACCGCACCCTGGATGCTACACTCGTTCACGACGTATCCCTCGCCACCCTTCACGGTGAGTTTGCCACCGTAGTAAAGACAACCGATTATGTTAGAGCTCTTTTTCCAGACAATAGTGGGGCTTCCCTCCAATGTCCACTTCCTTAA
- a CDS encoding MepB family protein, with the protein MDALEVAGLPHRVEFEMENQNQEYEGFVLTLDDRTYRSRRARKTPNKKGYFTVFWRKGDDDRNRPYTLEECTDRLIITVLDQGKKGQFVFTKEVMALKGIVTTGSSKGKMAMRVYPDWVTGLNPTARKTQAWQSEYFIDLSGEVDGSLIRSHYLGKDYT; encoded by the coding sequence ATGGATGCGCTAGAAGTGGCCGGACTTCCACATAGGGTTGAATTCGAGATGGAAAATCAGAATCAGGAATATGAAGGCTTCGTTCTGACACTGGATGATCGGACCTATAGGAGTAGGCGCGCCAGGAAAACGCCCAACAAAAAGGGGTATTTCACTGTCTTTTGGAGAAAGGGAGACGATGACCGTAACCGTCCATATACGCTGGAGGAATGTACGGATCGACTCATCATCACCGTCCTGGACCAAGGAAAGAAAGGGCAATTCGTTTTCACGAAAGAGGTGATGGCGTTGAAAGGGATCGTTACGACCGGCAGCTCAAAAGGGAAAATGGCCATGCGGGTCTACCCCGATTGGGTGACCGGATTGAACCCGACGGCGAGGAAGACCCAGGCGTGGCAATCGGAGTACTTCATTGATTTGTCCGGAGAGGTCGATGGGAGCCTGATTCGCTCCCATTACCTGGGGAAAGATTATACATAG
- a CDS encoding DUF4190 domain-containing protein: protein MESNKTNALAITSLVLGIIAIIIPLIGILIGIAALIIGIKSLNQLKVRSEKGKGIAIAGIVCGAGSPFFQMILFLFIGVISFFNSPQ from the coding sequence ATGGAGTCAAACAAAACCAACGCATTGGCCATCACCAGCCTGGTCCTTGGCATCATTGCCATCATCATCCCGCTCATCGGGATTCTCATCGGGATTGCAGCCCTGATCATTGGGATAAAGTCCCTGAACCAGCTCAAGGTCCGCAGTGAAAAAGGCAAGGGAATTGCCATTGCTGGAATCGTCTGTGGAGCAGGCAGTCCTTTCTTTCAGATGATTCTTTTTCTGTTTATCGGAGTCATCAGCTTTTTCAATTCACCACAGTGA
- a CDS encoding ketoacyl-ACP synthase III, which yields MNQSRARITAIGTYVPEKKLTNADLEKMVDTTDEWIVQRTGMHERRVAADDQFASHLAFGAVQNLIDGYGKDLSDVDCIIVATTTPDHAFPSVACLIQNHFDIPATGAFDLNATCAGFTYSLHVANNMVSSGIHKKILVVASETLTKVTDYTDRSTCILFGDAAAAMLVEYDEENPSFLASHMGANGAGGAHVYRRTFAPTLHGQELDPSGKMVQNGREVYKWATRTIPGGVEELLTKSGIERDKLDWFIPHSANLRMVESICDKAGINVENTLTSMQYFGNTSSASIPLAIHKGIKEGKVNDGDTMLLYGFGGGLTHLGLVLNWSPDSPKA from the coding sequence TTGAACCAATCACGCGCACGTATCACGGCAATCGGAACGTATGTGCCTGAGAAAAAACTGACAAACGCAGACCTTGAGAAAATGGTGGACACGACTGACGAATGGATCGTCCAGCGCACCGGCATGCATGAACGCCGCGTTGCAGCCGATGATCAATTCGCTTCCCATCTTGCCTTCGGGGCCGTCCAGAACCTGATTGACGGGTACGGAAAAGATCTGAGCGACGTCGACTGCATCATCGTGGCGACGACCACGCCGGATCATGCCTTCCCGAGTGTTGCCTGCCTGATCCAGAATCACTTCGACATACCTGCAACCGGTGCCTTCGATCTGAATGCCACCTGTGCCGGCTTCACCTATTCCCTGCATGTGGCCAACAACATGGTATCAAGCGGGATCCATAAAAAAATCCTCGTTGTCGCGTCTGAAACGCTGACGAAGGTGACGGACTATACAGACCGCTCGACCTGCATCCTTTTCGGAGACGCTGCTGCTGCCATGCTCGTCGAATATGATGAAGAGAACCCAAGCTTCCTCGCGAGCCACATGGGCGCAAACGGAGCCGGCGGAGCCCACGTATACCGCCGTACATTCGCTCCTACTCTTCACGGACAGGAGCTTGATCCATCCGGGAAGATGGTACAGAACGGACGCGAAGTCTATAAGTGGGCAACGCGCACGATCCCAGGCGGCGTAGAAGAGCTTCTGACGAAATCCGGCATCGAGCGGGACAAGCTTGACTGGTTCATCCCTCACAGCGCAAACCTCCGCATGGTGGAGTCGATCTGTGACAAAGCCGGGATCAATGTCGAGAATACCCTGACAAGCATGCAGTACTTCGGCAACACTTCTTCTGCTTCGATTCCCCTTGCCATCCACAAAGGGATCAAAGAAGGAAAAGTGAACGATGGCGACACGATGCTTCTGTACGGATTCGGTGGCGGACTTACCCATCTCGGACTCGTATTGAACTGGAGTCCCGACAGTCCAAAGGCGTGA
- a CDS encoding Lrp/AsnC family transcriptional regulator: MDEINRQIMEELQQDGRLSMTELGRRVSLSVPAVKERVMRLEEQGVITGYHAKVDPDRVGKTVKAFILMKTHRCKAFRSFCREHADVMECHRLTGEYSYLVKLVTGTNAELEDFIDAAMEYGEPYTMMNLSSPVPGKPLTVGEA; this comes from the coding sequence ATGGACGAAATCAATCGTCAGATCATGGAAGAACTACAGCAGGACGGGAGGCTGTCGATGACCGAACTCGGGAGGCGGGTATCGCTGTCGGTGCCTGCCGTGAAGGAGAGGGTGATGCGCCTTGAGGAGCAGGGCGTCATCACAGGGTATCATGCAAAGGTCGATCCCGACCGTGTAGGCAAGACCGTCAAGGCATTCATTCTCATGAAGACCCATCGCTGCAAAGCATTCCGCTCCTTCTGCAGGGAGCACGCCGATGTGATGGAGTGCCACCGGCTCACGGGGGAATACAGTTACCTCGTGAAGCTGGTCACGGGAACGAATGCTGAACTCGAAGATTTCATCGACGCTGCCATGGAATACGGCGAGCCCTATACGATGATGAATCTATCATCTCCAGTTCCGGGTAAGCCGCTTACGGTCGGTGAAGCGTGA